A genomic window from Arthrobacter sp. FW305-BF8 includes:
- a CDS encoding SURF1 family protein produces MWKTALQPRWIAGLVFAIAVSGVFVLLSQWQFGRSTQPEVPVSPTTEQVQALTKTLQPGDFFRGSVADQMVTASGTYDPAKQVLVPGRLKDGKTGYWVVTAFAVADAPVLKGAAASPKTYIPVARGWIADPADASAPPSGVIRLTGRLLPSEAPVPNTAPEPGRATAVSVAELINAWNVSSYPAFVSATAEKAGTADVGAAAGSGLEPLSIAAQPPAAKVNWLNLFYSVEWIVFAGFALFIWWRLVKDDYRRSLEDADDYASGDNDAAGGGPEPTQPNEIQQKVQP; encoded by the coding sequence GTGTGGAAAACAGCCCTCCAGCCCCGGTGGATCGCAGGCCTGGTCTTTGCGATCGCCGTTTCGGGTGTCTTTGTGCTACTGAGCCAATGGCAGTTCGGCCGTTCCACGCAGCCGGAAGTGCCTGTAAGCCCCACCACGGAGCAGGTCCAGGCCCTGACGAAAACCCTCCAGCCCGGCGACTTCTTCCGCGGCTCGGTGGCGGACCAGATGGTCACGGCATCCGGCACCTACGATCCTGCCAAGCAGGTCCTGGTTCCGGGCCGCCTCAAGGACGGCAAGACCGGATACTGGGTGGTCACGGCCTTCGCGGTGGCAGACGCCCCGGTCCTCAAGGGCGCGGCTGCCTCGCCGAAAACCTACATACCGGTGGCCCGCGGCTGGATCGCCGATCCCGCCGACGCCAGCGCCCCGCCGTCGGGCGTTATCCGGCTGACCGGACGGCTGCTGCCGTCCGAGGCCCCGGTGCCCAACACGGCCCCTGAGCCCGGCCGGGCGACGGCCGTGTCCGTGGCCGAACTCATCAATGCCTGGAACGTCAGCAGCTACCCGGCCTTCGTTTCCGCCACGGCGGAAAAGGCGGGAACGGCCGACGTCGGTGCTGCCGCCGGCAGCGGCCTGGAGCCGCTCAGCATCGCGGCCCAGCCCCCGGCCGCGAAGGTCAACTGGCTGAACCTGTTCTACTCCGTGGAGTGGATTGTTTTCGCCGGCTTCGCCCTGTTCATCTGGTGGCGGCTGGTCAAGGACGACTACCGCAGAAGCCTCGAGGACGCTGACGATTACGCCAGCGGGGACAACGACGCCGCTGGCGGCGGACCAGAACC
- a CDS encoding PTS sugar transporter subunit IIA encodes MAEPLDRYDAELTTPDMVILEMDAEDKVDAAGQLARKLFDAGRVSDLEGFLAHVNAREHQLATGLPGGVGLPHARSEFVSETSIAVGITKYGKALDFGAADGPATVVLLIATPASSFSDHLEVLATLARSLSKESFRESLRRAYDADIIAELINSSLVFFDH; translated from the coding sequence TTGGCGGAACCACTGGACCGTTACGATGCCGAGCTCACCACACCGGACATGGTGATCCTCGAAATGGACGCCGAGGACAAGGTGGACGCAGCCGGCCAGCTGGCCCGGAAGCTGTTCGACGCCGGCCGCGTCTCGGACCTCGAGGGTTTCCTGGCGCACGTCAACGCCCGTGAGCACCAGCTGGCCACCGGCCTGCCCGGGGGCGTGGGCCTGCCGCACGCCCGCAGCGAGTTTGTCTCCGAGACCTCGATCGCCGTCGGGATCACCAAGTACGGCAAGGCTCTCGACTTCGGGGCCGCGGACGGCCCCGCCACCGTGGTCCTGCTCATTGCCACGCCGGCGAGCTCGTTCTCCGACCACCTGGAAGTGCTCGCCACCCTGGCGCGGTCCCTGTCCAAGGAATCCTTCCGCGAGTCGCTGCGGCGGGCCTACGATGCCGACATCATCGCAGAGCTCATCAACTCAAGCCTCGTCTTCTTCGATCACTAA
- a CDS encoding glycerol-3-phosphate dehydrogenase/oxidase: protein MTGFGERPPATRGALGPEARESALAALKASTEPGKELDILIVGGGIVGAGVALDAVTRGLSVGIVEASDWAAGTSSRSSKLIHGGLRYLEMLDFALVKEALQERGLLLSELAPHLARPVPFLYPLTKHFVERPYIGAGIALYDAMSISGGHKRGVPFHKHLSRRGTLRAAPSLKDDAFVGSIRYYDGQVDDAKYVANLVRTAAYYGAHAVNQTAVVDFLREGERVVGAKVVNREDGSNFNIRAKQVINATGVWTDETQAMVTDRGQLKVRASKGIHLVVPRDRFQSTVGLILRTEKSVLFVIPWGRHWIIGTTDTDWHLDKAHPAASSKDIDYLLEHVNKVLKRPLTREDVEGVYAGLRPLLAGESDSTAKLSREHIVAHPVPGLVVVAGGKWTTYRVMAKDAVDEAVRSMDERVPPSCTETIPLLGASGFRAAWNRRNRTAEESGVHVARVEHLLNRYGSMTSEVLAIIQDRPELAEPLPGADDYLQAEAVYAATHEGARHVHDVLTRRTRISIEAWDRGVSAVPVVAKLMGEILGWSDAQRESEIKHYLARVEAERLSQQQPDDESADAARLGAEDIVPLR, encoded by the coding sequence ATGACCGGTTTCGGTGAACGTCCGCCGGCGACCAGGGGAGCCTTGGGCCCCGAAGCGCGGGAGTCCGCGCTGGCCGCGCTCAAGGCTTCAACGGAGCCGGGCAAGGAACTGGACATCCTCATCGTCGGCGGCGGCATCGTCGGCGCCGGGGTGGCCCTCGACGCCGTCACCCGTGGCCTGAGCGTCGGCATCGTGGAAGCCAGCGACTGGGCGGCCGGGACCTCATCACGGTCCTCCAAGCTCATCCACGGCGGCCTCCGTTACCTCGAAATGCTCGACTTTGCACTGGTGAAGGAAGCGCTGCAGGAGCGGGGGCTGCTGCTTTCCGAGCTGGCGCCGCACCTGGCCCGGCCGGTGCCTTTCCTGTACCCGCTGACCAAACACTTCGTCGAGCGGCCGTACATCGGCGCCGGCATCGCGCTGTACGACGCCATGTCCATCTCGGGCGGGCACAAGCGGGGCGTGCCGTTCCACAAGCACCTGTCGCGCCGGGGCACCCTGCGCGCCGCCCCGAGCCTGAAGGACGACGCCTTCGTCGGTTCCATCCGGTACTACGACGGCCAGGTGGACGACGCCAAGTACGTGGCCAACCTGGTGCGGACCGCCGCCTACTACGGTGCGCACGCGGTCAACCAGACCGCCGTCGTCGATTTCCTGCGCGAAGGCGAACGTGTGGTGGGCGCCAAGGTGGTGAACCGCGAGGACGGCTCCAACTTCAACATCCGCGCAAAGCAGGTCATCAACGCCACCGGGGTCTGGACCGACGAAACGCAGGCCATGGTCACCGACCGCGGCCAGCTGAAGGTGCGCGCGTCCAAGGGCATCCACCTGGTGGTGCCGCGCGACCGCTTCCAGTCAACGGTCGGGCTGATCCTGCGGACGGAGAAGTCCGTGCTGTTCGTCATTCCGTGGGGACGGCACTGGATCATCGGCACCACGGACACCGACTGGCACCTGGACAAGGCCCACCCGGCCGCGTCCAGCAAGGACATCGACTACCTCCTGGAGCACGTCAACAAGGTCCTCAAACGGCCCCTGACCCGGGAGGACGTGGAGGGTGTCTACGCCGGGCTGAGGCCGCTGCTGGCCGGAGAGAGCGACTCCACGGCCAAGCTCTCCCGCGAGCACATCGTGGCCCACCCCGTGCCGGGCCTGGTGGTGGTGGCGGGCGGCAAATGGACCACCTACCGCGTCATGGCCAAGGACGCCGTGGACGAAGCCGTCCGCAGCATGGACGAGCGCGTGCCCCCGAGCTGCACCGAGACCATTCCGCTGCTCGGAGCCAGCGGGTTCAGGGCCGCCTGGAACCGCCGGAACCGGACCGCCGAGGAATCAGGGGTGCACGTCGCCCGCGTGGAGCACCTGCTGAACCGCTACGGATCCATGACCTCTGAGGTGCTGGCCATCATCCAGGACCGGCCCGAACTGGCCGAACCGCTGCCCGGCGCCGACGACTACCTGCAGGCCGAGGCGGTCTACGCGGCAACCCATGAGGGCGCCCGGCATGTGCATGACGTCCTGACCCGGCGCACCCGGATTTCCATCGAGGCGTGGGACCGCGGTGTGTCTGCCGTCCCGGTAGTCGCTAAGCTTATGGGAGAAATTCTTGGCTGGAGCGATGCGCAGCGGGAAAGCGAAATCAAGCATTACCTTGCGCGGGTGGAAGCCGAACGGCTCAGCCAGCAGCAGCCCGATGACGAATCGGCCGATGCTGCCCGGCTGGGCGCGGAGGACATCGTCCCGCTGCGCTGA
- a CDS encoding GuaB3 family IMP dehydrogenase-related protein, which translates to MTYEIEIGRGKRGRRAYSLDDIAIVPNRRTRDPKDVSVSWQIDAYKFDMPVIAAPMDSAMSPATAIALGKLGGLGVLDLEGLWTRYEDPQPVLDEIGALADETNSPAVTRRMQELYKAPIQPELITSRLAEIRAAGITVAGSLTPQRTQEHYKTVVAAGVDIFVIRGTTVSAEHVSKDHEPLNLKQFIYELDVPVIVGGAAGYTPALHLMRTGAAGVLVGFGGGATTTTRRALGIHSPMASAISDVTAARRDYMDESGGRYVHVIADGGMGTSGDIVKAIAMGADAVMLGTALARAEEAPGKGWHWGQEAHHLELPRGDRVNIGTVGPLEEVLFGPGHHTDGTSNLIGALRRSMATTGYSDLKEFQRVDVVVSPYAGN; encoded by the coding sequence GTGACTTACGAGATTGAGATTGGCCGTGGCAAGCGTGGGCGTCGTGCCTACTCCCTGGATGACATTGCGATCGTCCCCAACCGTCGCACCCGTGACCCCAAGGACGTCTCCGTCTCGTGGCAGATCGATGCCTACAAGTTCGACATGCCGGTTATCGCGGCCCCGATGGATTCCGCCATGTCCCCGGCGACGGCCATCGCGCTGGGCAAGCTCGGCGGCCTGGGCGTCCTGGACCTCGAGGGCCTCTGGACCCGGTACGAGGACCCGCAGCCCGTGCTGGACGAGATCGGCGCTCTTGCGGACGAAACCAACAGCCCCGCCGTCACGCGCAGGATGCAGGAGCTCTACAAAGCACCCATCCAGCCTGAGCTGATCACCTCGCGCCTGGCCGAAATCCGCGCCGCGGGCATCACCGTGGCCGGGTCCCTGACCCCGCAGCGCACGCAGGAACACTACAAGACCGTGGTGGCCGCCGGCGTCGACATTTTTGTGATCCGCGGAACCACGGTGTCCGCCGAGCACGTCTCCAAGGACCACGAACCGCTGAACCTGAAGCAGTTCATCTACGAACTCGACGTCCCCGTGATCGTGGGCGGCGCTGCCGGCTACACGCCCGCACTGCACCTCATGCGCACCGGCGCGGCCGGTGTCCTGGTCGGGTTCGGCGGCGGTGCCACCACTACCACGCGCCGCGCCCTGGGCATCCACTCGCCCATGGCCTCCGCCATCTCCGACGTGACCGCCGCCCGCCGCGACTACATGGATGAGTCCGGGGGACGCTACGTCCACGTAATTGCCGACGGCGGCATGGGCACCTCGGGCGACATCGTCAAGGCCATCGCCATGGGCGCAGACGCCGTCATGCTCGGCACCGCCCTCGCCCGGGCGGAAGAGGCCCCCGGAAAGGGCTGGCACTGGGGCCAGGAGGCGCACCACCTGGAACTGCCCCGCGGCGACAGGGTCAACATCGGAACTGTCGGTCCGCTGGAAGAGGTGCTCTTCGGGCCGGGCCACCACACCGACGGAACCTCCAACCTGATCGGCGCGCTCCGCCGCTCCATGGCCACCACCGGCTATTCGGACCTCAAAGAGTTCCAGCGGGTCGACGTCGTGGTGTCACCCTACGCCGGAAACTGA
- a CDS encoding ABC transporter ATP-binding protein, producing MSQPRHPAELNPKKEPQRRLALKPYARAVAQVLRVSFRASPGAVLMKVAGSLISAVLPLVTTYFAGLTTTALAAAYSGDAAAGQQAIVYVVITAALGLFWGAFGSVDRYIQQLMSFRVGAIVGDLMYERFLALDFWRYDDKETVDLYDRAKRFSDSYARVLDRIAAIFTQLVSVILAIGALLLVSWWIAVIVLVAIVPSVYLQFKLSREQIAHWNTQVDSRRQRRMIETNLLRPQHIAEMRLYGIVGYLMGLRSRLRDADEKRRLDFQKRYIPKQLAADALQYAAEVVSLIWVVGQIIARAQPVGQFLYVQQIVSRALSTANSLVSSLSSIDEDLANLKDYELFMALPVHSSYAPPLLEAPKTVELRDIRFTYTGSDIEVIRGISMTIREGQHIAIVGENGAGKSTLIRILAGLYRPDSGQVMLDGVDLAAVDVTSWHRHLAVLSQEFLKYEFATAAENILFGDVDSPRDDERISRAAADAEALEFLNKLPNGLDNHVSNWMEDPRGRKGSGLSGGQWQRLAMARNFYRNASFMVMDEPTSAIDALAEHRIFTRLFAERSSTIIAISHRLATIEKADIVYMLEDGRIVEQGTHRELVALRGRYFRMFESQLSVPTSPLTSHARPGNPAGVGPEAGGI from the coding sequence ATGTCCCAACCACGCCATCCCGCCGAACTGAACCCGAAAAAGGAACCCCAGCGGCGGCTGGCACTGAAGCCCTACGCCCGCGCCGTCGCCCAGGTGCTCCGCGTCAGCTTCCGTGCGTCGCCCGGTGCCGTCCTCATGAAGGTGGCCGGATCGCTGATCTCGGCCGTGCTGCCCCTGGTCACCACGTACTTCGCGGGCCTGACCACCACCGCCTTGGCGGCCGCCTACAGCGGGGACGCCGCCGCCGGGCAGCAGGCCATCGTGTACGTCGTCATCACCGCCGCCCTTGGTCTGTTCTGGGGCGCGTTCGGCAGCGTGGACCGCTACATTCAGCAGCTCATGAGTTTCCGGGTGGGTGCCATCGTGGGGGACCTGATGTACGAGCGGTTCCTCGCGCTGGACTTCTGGCGTTACGACGACAAGGAAACGGTGGACCTCTACGACCGCGCCAAGCGGTTCTCCGATTCCTATGCGAGGGTCCTGGACAGGATCGCGGCCATCTTCACGCAGCTGGTGTCGGTGATCCTGGCCATCGGCGCGCTCCTGCTGGTGAGCTGGTGGATCGCCGTGATCGTCCTTGTTGCGATCGTCCCCAGCGTCTACCTGCAGTTCAAGCTGTCCCGCGAGCAGATCGCGCACTGGAACACGCAGGTGGATTCGCGGCGGCAGCGGCGGATGATCGAGACCAACCTGCTCCGGCCGCAGCACATCGCCGAGATGCGCCTCTACGGCATCGTCGGGTACCTCATGGGGCTGCGCTCCCGGCTACGCGACGCCGACGAGAAGCGCCGTCTGGACTTCCAGAAGCGGTACATCCCCAAGCAGCTGGCCGCCGACGCCCTGCAGTACGCCGCGGAGGTCGTCTCGCTCATCTGGGTGGTCGGCCAGATCATCGCCCGCGCCCAGCCCGTGGGGCAGTTCCTCTACGTCCAGCAGATCGTCAGCCGGGCCCTGTCCACGGCGAACAGCCTGGTGTCCTCGCTCAGCTCGATCGATGAGGATCTCGCCAACCTCAAGGACTACGAGCTGTTCATGGCACTGCCCGTGCACTCCAGTTACGCGCCGCCGCTGCTGGAGGCGCCAAAGACAGTCGAGCTCCGGGACATCCGCTTCACATACACCGGCAGCGACATCGAAGTGATCCGCGGGATCAGCATGACCATCCGCGAGGGCCAGCACATCGCGATCGTGGGGGAGAACGGCGCCGGAAAGTCCACGCTGATCCGCATCCTTGCCGGGCTTTACCGCCCGGATTCTGGCCAGGTGATGCTCGACGGCGTGGACCTCGCCGCCGTCGACGTCACCTCCTGGCACCGCCACCTGGCGGTGCTGAGCCAGGAGTTCCTCAAGTACGAGTTCGCCACCGCAGCCGAAAACATCCTCTTCGGCGACGTCGACTCACCCCGCGACGACGAGCGGATCAGCCGGGCGGCCGCCGATGCCGAGGCGCTGGAATTTCTCAACAAACTGCCCAACGGCCTCGACAACCACGTCAGCAACTGGATGGAGGATCCGCGCGGCCGGAAGGGGAGCGGGCTGAGCGGCGGACAGTGGCAGCGACTGGCCATGGCACGGAACTTCTACCGGAACGCCTCCTTCATGGTCATGGACGAGCCCACGTCCGCCATCGACGCGCTGGCGGAGCACCGCATCTTCACCCGGCTGTTCGCGGAGCGCAGCAGCACCATCATCGCCATCAGCCACCGGCTCGCCACGATCGAGAAGGCTGACATCGTGTACATGCTGGAGGACGGCCGGATCGTGGAGCAGGGAACGCACCGGGAACTGGTGGCGCTCCGCGGCCGCTACTTCCGGATGTTCGAGTCCCAGCTCAGCGTCCCCACCAGCCCCCTAACCTCGCACGCTCGGCCAGGTAACCCTGCTGGCGTGGGCCCAGAAGCCGGCGGGATCTAG
- the guaB gene encoding IMP dehydrogenase: MTQPEHDPFGFIGLTYDDVLLLPGHTDVIPSEADTSSRISKRITVQTPLLSAAMDTVTESRMAIAMARQGGLGVVHRNLAIDDQADQVDRVKRSESGMITNPLTIGPEATLLELDELCARYRVSGLPVVDDGNRLLGIVTNRDTRFVPESDFPIRLVSDVMTKMPLVTGHVGISREEASHKLATNKIEKLPLVDEQGRLKGLITTKDFTKAEQYPLATKDDEGRLRVGAAIGFFGDGWERAMKLVDAGVDALFVDTANGHSQGVLDMIRRLKSDPVAAHVDIIGGQAATREGAQALIDAGADGIKVGVGPGSICTTRVVAGVGVPQITAIYESAKAAIPAGVPLIADGGLQYSGDIGKALVAGADTVMLGSLLAGCDESPGELIFVNGKQFKSYRGMGSLGAMQSRGKNTSYSKDRYFQADVSGDDKLIPEGIEGRVAYRGPLASVAYQLVGGLRQTMFYTGAPTVPELKARGKFVRITPAGLKESHPHDIQMTVEAPNYGSR, translated from the coding sequence ATGACCCAGCCCGAGCACGACCCCTTCGGCTTCATCGGCCTGACGTATGACGACGTCCTGCTGCTTCCCGGCCACACCGACGTGATCCCCTCCGAGGCGGACACGTCGTCCCGGATCTCCAAGCGCATCACCGTCCAGACGCCGCTGCTTTCGGCGGCCATGGACACCGTCACCGAGTCCAGGATGGCCATCGCCATGGCACGCCAAGGCGGCCTCGGCGTCGTCCACCGCAACCTCGCGATCGACGACCAGGCCGACCAGGTGGACCGCGTCAAGCGCAGCGAGTCGGGCATGATCACCAACCCGCTCACCATCGGACCCGAGGCCACGCTGCTGGAACTCGACGAGCTGTGCGCCCGTTACCGCGTCTCCGGCCTTCCCGTGGTGGACGACGGCAACCGGCTCCTCGGCATCGTCACCAACCGCGACACGCGCTTCGTGCCGGAATCCGACTTCCCGATCCGTTTGGTCAGCGACGTCATGACCAAGATGCCGCTCGTCACCGGCCACGTCGGCATTAGCCGCGAGGAAGCCTCGCACAAGCTGGCCACGAACAAGATCGAGAAGCTCCCGCTGGTGGACGAGCAGGGGCGCCTGAAGGGCCTCATCACCACCAAGGACTTCACCAAGGCCGAGCAGTACCCGCTGGCCACCAAGGACGACGAGGGCCGGCTGCGTGTCGGTGCTGCCATCGGCTTCTTCGGTGACGGCTGGGAGCGCGCCATGAAGCTGGTGGACGCCGGCGTTGACGCCCTCTTCGTGGACACCGCGAACGGCCACTCGCAGGGTGTGCTGGACATGATCCGCCGCCTGAAGTCCGATCCGGTTGCCGCGCACGTGGACATCATCGGCGGTCAGGCTGCCACCCGCGAAGGCGCCCAGGCCCTGATCGATGCCGGTGCGGACGGCATCAAGGTGGGCGTCGGTCCGGGCTCCATCTGCACCACCCGCGTCGTGGCCGGTGTGGGCGTCCCGCAGATCACCGCCATCTACGAATCCGCCAAGGCCGCTATTCCGGCCGGCGTTCCGCTGATCGCCGACGGCGGCCTCCAGTACTCGGGCGACATCGGCAAGGCGCTGGTCGCCGGTGCCGACACCGTGATGCTCGGCTCCCTGCTGGCCGGCTGTGACGAATCCCCGGGTGAGCTCATCTTCGTCAACGGCAAGCAGTTCAAGAGCTACCGCGGCATGGGCTCCCTCGGTGCCATGCAGTCCCGCGGCAAGAACACGTCCTACTCGAAGGACCGTTACTTCCAGGCTGACGTCTCCGGCGATGACAAGCTCATCCCCGAGGGCATCGAGGGCCGCGTGGCCTACCGCGGACCGCTGGCCTCGGTGGCGTACCAGCTGGTGGGCGGCCTCCGGCAGACCATGTTCTACACCGGTGCTCCCACCGTTCCCGAGCTGAAGGCCCGCGGCAAGTTCGTCCGCATCACCCCGGCCGGCCTGAAGGAATCGCACCCGCACGACATCCAGATGACGGTCGAGGCACCGAACTACGGTTCACGCTGA
- a CDS encoding acyltransferase family protein, translated as MPKTKEHTQEPRVARLKAKPGYRPEVQGLRALAVLMVVTYHVWLGRVSGGVDIFLLISAFLLTMSFVRKVEKGTPLRLVSHWLHLSKRLIPAAVVVILGVLAGTWLVLPQSRWPDVLDEAWASLLYGQNWLLANTAVDYYAQDHSGASPLQHFWSLSIQGQVFILWPLIFAGSALVWRLLRARRDVSYRTVLMVAFGGIFIASLLYSIDQTAGNQAYAYFDTRTRLWEFALGSLLALVLPYLKPRKALRVVLGWAGLAAMISCGLLLTVDRSFPGFIALWPTLAAAAIIVAGQSGSRFGVDRLLTARPLVGLGDNSYALYLWHWPVLVLSLAATGIEKPNLVQGLAIVAGSVVLAVLTTRFVEKPLREWHWPQLRAWRTAVVIVACGALLAGPVAVWQTKLTAEEAAAAAQPRELTPGAAALAPENAGKATPEATVIPAPAAMKNEWADIDGLCTGENVPSDPLLNGCLQNSKPDKVTKRIVVLGDSHAQQYMAALGPIARDHGWEVVTLLKGNCRFGAESPERDADCNAFNKASAAYVSKHKPDAVFTVASLTHKEAPFETEVPGYLDGIKPFTDAGIDVVGVRDNPRFAINMPECVQKYGTDAPECNPPLGESLAATSPLDAYRGKVDGLHLMDMSDFICAGGICPAVVGNVYVYKDDNHLTKTYVQSMIPMFEKRLLKATGWK; from the coding sequence GTGCCAAAAACCAAGGAACACACCCAAGAGCCACGGGTTGCCCGGCTGAAGGCCAAACCGGGCTACCGTCCCGAGGTCCAGGGGCTTCGCGCCCTCGCGGTGCTCATGGTGGTCACGTACCACGTGTGGCTTGGCCGGGTTTCCGGCGGCGTGGATATCTTCCTCCTCATCTCGGCATTCCTGCTGACCATGTCCTTCGTCCGCAAGGTGGAGAAGGGCACGCCGCTGCGCCTCGTGAGCCACTGGCTGCACCTCTCCAAGCGGCTGATCCCGGCCGCCGTCGTGGTGATCCTGGGTGTGCTGGCCGGAACCTGGCTGGTCCTGCCGCAGAGCCGCTGGCCCGACGTCCTCGACGAGGCCTGGGCATCGCTCCTCTACGGGCAGAACTGGCTGCTGGCCAACACAGCAGTGGACTACTACGCGCAGGACCACTCCGGAGCCAGCCCCCTCCAGCATTTCTGGTCGCTGTCCATCCAGGGCCAGGTCTTCATTCTCTGGCCGCTCATCTTCGCTGGCTCCGCCCTGGTGTGGCGGCTGCTGCGGGCCCGCCGGGATGTCAGCTACCGGACCGTCCTGATGGTTGCCTTCGGCGGCATCTTCATCGCTTCCCTGCTGTACTCCATCGATCAGACGGCCGGCAACCAGGCCTACGCCTACTTCGATACGCGCACCCGGTTGTGGGAGTTCGCGCTGGGATCGCTGCTGGCACTGGTGCTGCCCTACCTGAAGCCGAGGAAGGCGCTGCGCGTCGTGCTGGGCTGGGCCGGGCTCGCCGCCATGATCTCCTGCGGGCTGCTGCTCACCGTTGACCGGTCCTTCCCGGGCTTCATTGCGCTGTGGCCCACTCTGGCCGCGGCTGCCATCATCGTGGCTGGTCAAAGCGGCAGCCGGTTCGGCGTGGACAGGCTCCTGACCGCAAGGCCTCTGGTCGGGCTGGGGGACAACTCCTACGCCCTGTACCTCTGGCACTGGCCGGTCCTGGTCCTGTCCCTCGCGGCCACCGGCATCGAAAAGCCCAACCTGGTCCAGGGCCTCGCCATTGTGGCCGGTTCCGTGGTGCTGGCCGTGCTCACCACCCGCTTCGTGGAAAAGCCCCTGCGCGAATGGCACTGGCCGCAACTGCGGGCCTGGCGCACCGCCGTCGTGATTGTTGCCTGCGGCGCCCTGCTGGCCGGGCCGGTCGCGGTGTGGCAGACCAAGCTGACCGCTGAGGAAGCGGCAGCAGCCGCGCAACCGCGCGAGCTGACGCCCGGTGCGGCCGCGCTGGCGCCGGAGAACGCCGGAAAGGCGACGCCGGAAGCCACCGTCATCCCTGCACCTGCCGCCATGAAAAACGAGTGGGCGGACATCGACGGGCTGTGCACGGGCGAAAACGTCCCCAGCGACCCGCTGCTCAACGGCTGCCTGCAGAACAGCAAGCCGGACAAGGTCACCAAACGAATCGTGGTGCTTGGCGACTCCCACGCACAGCAGTACATGGCTGCGCTCGGCCCCATCGCAAGGGACCACGGCTGGGAGGTGGTCACCCTCCTAAAGGGGAACTGCCGGTTCGGCGCCGAATCCCCGGAACGGGACGCCGACTGCAACGCCTTCAACAAGGCCAGCGCCGCGTACGTCAGTAAACACAAGCCGGACGCAGTGTTTACTGTGGCATCCCTCACGCACAAGGAAGCCCCGTTCGAAACGGAGGTGCCCGGCTACCTGGACGGCATCAAGCCGTTCACCGACGCCGGGATTGACGTGGTGGGGGTCCGGGACAACCCACGGTTCGCCATCAACATGCCGGAATGCGTCCAGAAGTACGGCACCGACGCTCCCGAGTGCAACCCGCCGCTCGGCGAATCCCTTGCGGCCACATCGCCGCTGGACGCGTACCGGGGCAAGGTGGACGGGCTGCACCTGATGGACATGAGCGACTTCATCTGCGCCGGCGGCATCTGCCCGGCCGTGGTGGGCAACGTCTACGTCTACAAGGACGACAACCACCTCACCAAGACCTACGTCCAGTCCATGATTCCGATGTTCGAGAAGCGGCTGCTGAAGGCGACCGGCTGGAAATAG